Proteins from a genomic interval of Pseudomonadota bacterium:
- a CDS encoding tetratricopeptide repeat protein gives MAQATLQLHGTIALIDSDGVDLTPSGKHARALIGLLARNSEARMARREIESMLWTSEPHSRQMSLRSCLTAIRKHLARSRTPARHLLQTSHSEVWLDTALFAFARAPANRDHGSLLEGITLQAPAFGLWLEAERQRDRDRAQPDADPTHPGDSGRRTLWVQVDEDIELNRHVDRLQTQILSTLAAQTPLQCIEYHDAGVQQRSPHDLLLQIVPYRADDTRAYALALKRAGGRELLWRGSFDAADAAVTADDTPLYAIAHAACDHVLKALWTPERSTNLHARADHLVGEAVRLMFSFVPAHLMESQRLLDQAHALRPHPTQQAWRALVLLFVHLEASHLTQADTVARFRALANAALSEAPRNPMVLALLSQPTLFLEQDLDAASAMAEDALALNPGLAMANVCASVCRLHSGRITDALRLATRGVQLGSHTPMYNWCSQFLSIAHLRQGDHAEAIQWAQRALLGSPDFKAPLQHLYALYIATGQPDLARKTLRRLHRLDPDFSLAFLRQTPDYPMPTLRQTPLIELTDVALDDG, from the coding sequence ATGGCTCAGGCGACACTTCAGCTCCACGGTACAATCGCACTGATCGACTCGGACGGCGTCGATCTGACGCCGAGTGGGAAACACGCCCGCGCGCTGATCGGCTTGCTGGCCCGCAACAGCGAGGCCCGCATGGCGCGGCGCGAGATCGAGTCCATGCTCTGGACGTCGGAACCGCATTCACGCCAGATGTCGCTGCGCTCCTGCCTCACGGCCATTCGCAAACACCTCGCACGCTCGCGGACACCCGCCCGACACCTGTTGCAAACCAGCCACAGTGAGGTCTGGCTGGACACCGCCCTGTTCGCGTTCGCCCGGGCCCCCGCAAACCGGGACCACGGCAGCTTGCTCGAGGGCATCACCTTGCAGGCGCCAGCCTTCGGGCTCTGGCTCGAGGCCGAGCGCCAGCGCGACCGGGACCGCGCGCAACCCGACGCCGACCCCACACACCCAGGCGATTCGGGCCGTCGCACACTCTGGGTGCAGGTTGACGAAGACATCGAACTCAACCGACACGTCGACCGACTTCAGACCCAGATTCTGAGTACGCTGGCTGCCCAGACACCGCTGCAGTGCATCGAATACCACGACGCCGGTGTGCAGCAACGCAGTCCGCACGACCTGCTGCTGCAAATCGTGCCCTACCGCGCGGACGACACGCGCGCCTACGCACTGGCGCTCAAGCGCGCGGGCGGTCGGGAATTGCTCTGGCGCGGCAGTTTCGACGCAGCGGACGCGGCCGTGACCGCGGACGACACACCGCTCTACGCGATCGCGCACGCGGCCTGCGATCACGTGCTCAAAGCCCTGTGGACTCCCGAGCGGTCCACCAACCTGCACGCCCGCGCGGACCACCTCGTCGGCGAGGCCGTGCGGCTGATGTTCAGTTTCGTGCCGGCGCACTTGATGGAGAGCCAACGGCTGCTGGACCAGGCACACGCCCTCCGGCCCCACCCCACCCAGCAGGCCTGGCGCGCGCTTGTCTTGTTGTTCGTGCACCTCGAAGCGTCCCACCTGACCCAGGCCGACACGGTCGCGCGGTTCCGCGCCCTGGCCAACGCCGCCTTGTCCGAAGCCCCTCGCAACCCGATGGTGTTGGCCCTGCTGAGTCAACCGACGCTGTTCCTCGAGCAGGACCTCGACGCCGCCTCGGCGATGGCCGAAGACGCGTTGGCCCTCAACCCCGGGCTCGCCATGGCAAACGTGTGTGCGTCGGTGTGTCGGTTGCACAGCGGCCGGATCACCGACGCGCTGCGCCTGGCGACACGCGGCGTGCAACTCGGCAGCCACACCCCGATGTACAACTGGTGCAGCCAATTTCTGTCGATTGCCCACCTCAGACAGGGTGACCACGCCGAGGCGATTCAGTGGGCACAGCGCGCGTTACTCGGTTCGCCGGATTTCAAGGCGCCGTTGCAACACCTCTACGCGTTGTACATCGCCACAGGGCAACCGGACCTGGCGCGCAAGACCTTGCGTCGACTGCACCGACTGGACCCGGACTTCTCACTGGCGTTTCTGCGGCAAACCCCGGACTACCCGATGCCGACCTTGCGGCAAACGCCGTTGATCGAGCTGACCGACGTCGCGCTTGACGACGGCTGA
- a CDS encoding sulfite exporter TauE/SafE family protein, whose product MGWCLPDTLTLSLLLAGAAAGGFVNGLAGFGTALFALGFWLLVLPPIEAVALAASLSVLSGLQGVWVVRHGIAYRRLARFVVPAVLGLPLGVALLQHLDAGPLRRLIAVLLLGYGVWFSIRALPRWRGVPRWADSGVGFLGGLLGGMAGLSGALPMLWCSLRGWSKSETRGVLQPFNVVVLILAVAYYGVLGHLDTAFLVKLAISLPATLVAAQLGIGLFNRLSDAQYRRLLVSLMVLSGLGLLLREGVG is encoded by the coding sequence ATGGGGTGGTGTTTGCCTGACACCCTGACGCTGAGCCTGCTGCTCGCCGGCGCGGCGGCGGGCGGCTTCGTCAATGGCCTTGCCGGTTTCGGCACAGCGCTTTTCGCGCTGGGATTCTGGTTGCTCGTGCTGCCGCCGATTGAGGCCGTGGCCCTTGCTGCGAGCCTCTCCGTGCTCAGCGGCCTGCAGGGCGTCTGGGTGGTGCGTCACGGCATCGCCTACCGGCGGCTGGCGCGTTTCGTCGTGCCGGCGGTGCTCGGCTTGCCGTTGGGCGTCGCCTTGCTCCAGCACCTGGACGCGGGCCCGCTGCGGCGCCTGATTGCCGTGTTGCTGCTTGGCTATGGCGTGTGGTTTTCGATCCGGGCGCTGCCGCGCTGGCGTGGCGTGCCGCGGTGGGCAGACAGCGGTGTGGGATTCCTCGGTGGGTTGCTCGGCGGCATGGCCGGCCTGTCGGGCGCACTGCCGATGCTGTGGTGCAGCTTGCGTGGCTGGAGCAAATCCGAAACCCGTGGCGTGTTGCAGCCGTTCAACGTCGTCGTGCTGATTCTCGCGGTGGCCTACTACGGTGTACTGGGTCACCTGGACACGGCGTTCCTCGTCAAACTGGCAATCAGCCTGCCTGCCACCTTGGTCGCGGCCCAGCTCGGCATCGGTCTGTTCAATCGCCTCAGCGACGCGCAGTACCGCCGTTTGCTGGTCTCGTTGATGGTGTTGTCCGGTCTCGGCTTGCTGTTGCGAGAGGGCGTCGGTTGA
- a CDS encoding M24 family metallopeptidase — protein sequence MTHQPHPIPAFTRREYDDRLTRTRAAMQRRNIDVLIVSDPSNMAWLTGYDGWSFYTHQAVVIGQAGEPIWWGRGMDALGARRTVWMNTDNILGYDDTCVQNPDKHPMRDLASVLEQRGLARGTLGVELDNYYYSAAADQALRSGLANATLADATGLVNWQRAVKSDTEIACMRAAARIVEHMHQRILDTAEPGMPKHLLVAEIYRSAIAGTDGIWGDYPAIVPLTPSGLDATAPHLTWDDKPIQANECTFFEIAGVHRRYHCPQSRTLFFNRVPDRYRRAEAAVLEAIEAGLAEARPGNRCEDIANAFNRALNRAGFHKDSRAGYAIGLSYPPDWGERTMSFRAGDSSVLEVGMTFHFMPALWLDDGGLEITESILITESGAECLCNTPREVFVKD from the coding sequence ATGACACACCAGCCGCACCCCATTCCCGCGTTCACGCGCCGTGAATACGACGACAGGCTGACACGAACGCGCGCGGCAATGCAACGTCGGAACATCGACGTGCTGATCGTCAGCGACCCGTCCAACATGGCCTGGTTGACCGGTTACGACGGCTGGAGTTTCTACACCCACCAGGCCGTGGTGATCGGCCAGGCGGGCGAGCCGATCTGGTGGGGCCGCGGCATGGACGCGCTCGGCGCCCGACGCACGGTCTGGATGAACACCGACAACATTCTTGGTTACGACGACACCTGTGTGCAGAACCCGGACAAACACCCGATGCGCGACCTCGCGTCCGTCCTCGAGCAGCGCGGCCTCGCGCGTGGCACGCTTGGGGTCGAGCTTGACAATTACTACTATTCCGCAGCGGCCGACCAGGCATTGCGCAGCGGCCTCGCGAACGCGACACTGGCCGATGCGACCGGCCTCGTCAATTGGCAGCGCGCCGTCAAGAGCGACACCGAAATCGCTTGCATGCGGGCGGCTGCGCGCATCGTCGAGCACATGCACCAACGCATTCTCGACACCGCCGAACCCGGCATGCCGAAACACCTGCTGGTTGCCGAGATCTACCGCAGCGCCATCGCCGGCACAGACGGCATCTGGGGCGACTATCCCGCGATCGTGCCGTTGACGCCTTCGGGCCTCGACGCGACCGCGCCCCACCTCACCTGGGATGACAAACCGATCCAGGCAAACGAGTGCACCTTCTTCGAGATTGCCGGCGTGCACCGCCGGTACCACTGTCCGCAGTCCCGCACGCTGTTCTTCAACCGTGTACCCGACCGCTACCGCAGGGCCGAGGCGGCGGTGCTCGAGGCAATCGAAGCCGGTCTTGCCGAAGCCAGACCCGGAAACCGGTGCGAGGACATCGCCAACGCCTTCAACCGTGCACTCAACCGGGCTGGATTCCACAAGGACAGCCGTGCCGGGTACGCCATCGGACTGTCCTACCCCCCTGATTGGGGCGAACGGACGATGTCGTTTCGCGCGGGGGACAGCAGCGTGCTCGAGGTCGGGATGACGTTCCACTTCATGCCGGCGCTGTGGCTCGACGACGGCGGCCTGGAGATCACCGAATCAATCCTGATCACCGAGAGCGGCGCGGAGTGTCTGTGCAACACCCCGCGAGAAGTGTTCGTCAAGGACTGA
- a CDS encoding efflux RND transporter permease subunit — protein sequence MREETGGVLSYFTRHATLANLLLLVMLVSGFYAATQIRAQFFPDVVVDGVSVTVRWDGAGPEDLDLGVVEALEPALQGVEGVTNSSARSVEGRAVIDLEFEPDWDMSRAAEDVTTAVDGVTTFPEGIDDPIVKRGAWRDRVTDIVLHGPVTREQLGQFADEFVQRLFRLGVTRTTVRGVVSPDIEVTVRQATLMTHDISLADIARVIGESVESDPAGETRSGDARIRSGVAKRSVASIGDVVVRAQRDGDSLLLRDVAEVGLVRGADGREYFVGDNPAMSVRVDRADQGDAIEMQAVVEDEAQAFQALLPEGVRVELIRTRAEAISQRLSLLIDNGLLGLALVVGLLFLFLSARTAFWVAAGIPVAMMAAIALMHLSGITLNMISLFGLIICLGIVVDDAIVVGEHADFRARQLGESPTLAAVNAARRMSAPVVSATITTVIAFFGLTAIGGRFGSLIVDIPYTVIVVLLASLAECFLILPNHMRHALTAVDQSAWYDAPSRAVNRVFNRFRLRVFKPTMAVLMRARYPVVAACFALLAASVALLIRGDVPWRFFNAPERASVSANLAMLPGGTREDTLAMVRETQRAVETVGKELEAKHGTNPVAFVVAEVGGTTGRGLANQENKLPEQLGSIAIELIDPDDRPYSSAVFVNAVEEEVGSHPLLETLAFRRFRSGPGGDALDVDLIGADSRTLKRAADALKTAVSDVPIVSAVEDNLAWDKVEFVLELTARGEALGFSTEAVGRELFQRLNGVVAAEFPVGPRTGEIRVQLTDTEAGGDVIGTTLLRSPGGDYVALSDIVRVRSQNGFASVLRENGERVVTVTGDVSEDEPEAASAFDTRLRERILPALESEFGVRWRLSGLAEQERNFLDDARTGFLLCLLGIYLTLSWIFASWSRPLVVMSVIPFGLTGALFGHWHWGVPLSMFSVIGLIGMTGIIINDSIILVSTIDEYLEDRDWRTAIIDAVVDRFRPVLLTTLTTVLGLTPLLFESSQQAQFLKPTVISLVYGLGFGMVLVLCLVPALVWIQQDVHVFGRARQRMLRGSRVPVRVRALLGATVAMSLAIIAATAGTFAATGEMQGWLLGGLARALPDASATVLVMGAMVVGLACTVGAAYVVSSVVPARSAARGPQ from the coding sequence ATGCGCGAGGAAACCGGTGGCGTGCTGTCGTATTTCACGCGCCATGCCACCCTCGCAAACCTGTTGTTGCTCGTCATGCTGGTGTCGGGTTTCTACGCGGCAACCCAGATTCGGGCGCAGTTCTTCCCCGACGTGGTGGTGGACGGCGTCTCGGTCACGGTGCGCTGGGACGGCGCCGGTCCGGAAGACCTCGACCTCGGCGTGGTCGAGGCACTCGAGCCCGCGTTGCAGGGTGTCGAGGGTGTGACCAACAGCAGCGCACGGTCGGTCGAGGGCAGGGCGGTGATCGACCTCGAGTTCGAGCCCGACTGGGACATGTCACGTGCCGCTGAGGACGTCACCACCGCAGTCGATGGCGTGACCACCTTTCCCGAGGGCATCGACGACCCCATCGTCAAACGGGGTGCCTGGCGGGATCGGGTGACGGATATCGTTCTGCACGGTCCGGTGACGCGCGAGCAGCTCGGCCAGTTTGCCGACGAATTCGTGCAGCGGCTGTTCCGCCTCGGTGTGACACGCACGACCGTGCGTGGCGTCGTCTCGCCCGATATCGAGGTCACGGTGCGCCAGGCGACCCTGATGACGCACGACATCAGTTTGGCGGATATCGCGCGTGTGATCGGCGAGTCGGTGGAATCCGATCCGGCCGGCGAAACGCGCAGCGGCGATGCCCGAATTCGCAGCGGGGTGGCCAAACGCTCGGTCGCAAGCATCGGCGATGTGGTGGTTCGGGCGCAGCGTGACGGCGACAGCCTGTTGTTGCGCGATGTTGCCGAGGTGGGTTTGGTGCGTGGAGCCGACGGTCGCGAGTACTTCGTCGGCGACAACCCGGCCATGTCAGTGCGGGTCGACCGCGCCGACCAGGGTGACGCGATCGAGATGCAGGCGGTGGTGGAGGACGAGGCGCAGGCCTTCCAGGCGCTGTTGCCGGAGGGCGTGCGTGTCGAGCTGATCCGCACCCGGGCCGAGGCAATTTCACAGCGACTGAGTCTCCTGATCGACAACGGCCTGCTGGGCCTGGCACTGGTGGTCGGCCTCTTGTTCCTGTTCCTGTCTGCGCGCACGGCGTTTTGGGTGGCCGCGGGCATACCGGTGGCAATGATGGCGGCGATCGCCCTGATGCACCTCTCGGGCATCACACTCAACATGATCTCACTGTTCGGTTTGATCATCTGTCTCGGTATTGTTGTCGACGACGCCATCGTCGTCGGTGAACACGCGGATTTCCGTGCGAGGCAGCTCGGGGAGAGCCCGACACTGGCTGCGGTCAACGCGGCCCGGCGCATGTCTGCACCGGTGGTGTCCGCGACGATCACGACGGTGATCGCCTTCTTCGGTCTCACGGCCATCGGCGGGCGCTTCGGCTCGCTGATTGTCGACATCCCGTACACGGTGATCGTGGTCTTGCTGGCATCGCTCGCCGAGTGCTTTCTGATCCTGCCCAACCACATGCGTCACGCGCTCACCGCGGTGGATCAGTCTGCCTGGTACGACGCACCGAGCCGTGCCGTCAACCGCGTCTTCAACCGGTTCCGGTTGCGCGTGTTCAAACCCACCATGGCTGTGCTGATGCGTGCGCGCTACCCGGTTGTGGCGGCCTGCTTCGCTCTGCTGGCGGCGTCGGTAGCGTTGCTCATTCGCGGCGATGTGCCGTGGCGTTTTTTCAATGCGCCGGAACGCGCCTCGGTCTCGGCCAACCTCGCCATGTTGCCCGGGGGGACGCGTGAGGACACCCTGGCAATGGTGCGCGAGACGCAGCGGGCTGTCGAAACCGTTGGCAAGGAACTCGAAGCCAAGCACGGCACGAACCCGGTTGCGTTTGTCGTCGCAGAGGTCGGTGGTACGACGGGTCGCGGACTCGCGAATCAGGAAAACAAACTGCCTGAACAACTCGGCTCCATCGCCATCGAGCTCATCGACCCCGACGATCGCCCCTACAGCTCGGCGGTGTTTGTCAACGCCGTCGAGGAGGAGGTCGGCTCACACCCGCTGCTCGAGACCCTGGCGTTTCGCCGCTTTCGGTCCGGGCCCGGGGGGGATGCGCTCGATGTCGACCTGATCGGGGCGGACAGCCGCACGCTCAAGCGCGCGGCGGACGCGCTCAAGACGGCGGTCTCGGACGTGCCAATCGTCTCGGCCGTCGAGGACAACCTCGCCTGGGACAAGGTCGAGTTCGTGCTTGAGCTCACCGCGCGTGGCGAGGCGCTGGGCTTCAGCACCGAGGCAGTGGGGCGGGAGCTGTTCCAGCGACTCAACGGCGTGGTGGCCGCGGAGTTTCCGGTCGGGCCACGCACCGGTGAGATCCGTGTGCAGTTGACCGACACCGAAGCCGGCGGCGATGTGATCGGCACCACGTTGTTGCGCTCGCCGGGTGGCGACTACGTGGCCCTGAGTGACATCGTTCGGGTGCGCAGTCAGAACGGCTTCGCGTCGGTGCTGCGCGAGAATGGTGAACGGGTCGTGACCGTGACGGGCGATGTCAGCGAGGACGAACCCGAGGCCGCGTCGGCTTTCGACACGCGGCTGCGCGAGCGGATACTGCCGGCGCTCGAATCCGAGTTCGGTGTGCGTTGGCGCCTCAGCGGTCTGGCAGAGCAGGAGCGCAATTTTCTCGATGATGCGCGTACCGGCTTCCTGTTGTGCCTGCTCGGCATCTACCTGACGCTGTCGTGGATCTTCGCGAGCTGGTCTCGACCGCTCGTGGTGATGTCGGTGATTCCCTTCGGTCTCACCGGTGCGTTGTTCGGCCACTGGCACTGGGGTGTGCCACTGTCGATGTTTTCCGTGATTGGCCTGATTGGCATGACCGGTATCATCATCAACGACTCGATCATCCTCGTGAGCACGATCGACGAATACCTCGAGGACCGCGACTGGCGCACCGCGATCATCGACGCCGTTGTGGACAGATTCCGCCCGGTCCTGCTCACCACGCTGACCACCGTGCTCGGCCTGACGCCGCTGTTGTTCGAATCGTCGCAGCAAGCGCAGTTTCTCAAGCCCACGGTGATATCGCTCGTTTACGGGCTCGGCTTCGGCATGGTACTGGTGTTGTGTCTGGTGCCGGCGTTGGTCTGGATCCAGCAGGACGTTCATGTTTTCGGACGCGCACGGCAGCGTATGCTGCGAGGCAGCCGCGTGCCCGTGCGGGTTCGAGCGCTCCTTGGTGCAACGGTGGCCATGTCGCTCGCGATCATCGCGGCGACGGCTGGCACCTTCGCGGCCACCGGCGAGATGCAAGGCTGGCTACTCGGTGGCCTGGCCCGTGCGCTGCCCGATGCCTCGGCGACCGTGCTGGTGATGGGCGCGATGGTCGTCGGCCTCGCGTGTACGGTTGGGGCGGCGTACGTCGTCTCCAGCGTTGTGCCCGCCCGGTCGGCGGCGCGTGGCCCGCAGTGA
- a CDS encoding HlyD family efflux transporter periplasmic adaptor subunit, which translates to MRFLLRALSGVFLLALTLGLLVLGVGVLIQADADSDGRRDGRPAQERVYTVSVTPVEPTTLAPVSRAFGRLQSWQTADVRSASAGTVTAIGDAVRDGGRVARGDLLFEIDPVIAENTLASRETDVAEARTELTDAQRALELSVEELTAAELQHRLRERALARARDLKRRGFDTDAGVEAAELALASSSQSLVTRKQAIAQAEARVARAEIGIERRVLARDAALRDLEDTRILAPFEGVLSEVDAVVGRRVGANERLATLIDPTALEVAFRVSVEAFAHLVDARGEVLRQPLTVEFEMGARDIQLQARISRISAEVGDGQSGRLVYAELQPPLPGALTVGDFVTVAIEEPALSGVALIPRAAATDDGRVLVVDDEDRLVELRSRVERRQGDSLIVSGLPADARLVLARTAQLGPGVRVKTVGPDRQIEQRETVKLTEAQQARLRAAIGNNTRMPADVKARLLERIDSGEISAAMWQRFQNRMGGGAGSAAGSGDGDTIALDDARRARLRDAVNANTDLPESARDRLLEALEQPRVPAAMVERIESRLGQSS; encoded by the coding sequence ATGCGATTTCTATTGCGCGCGCTCTCTGGCGTGTTCCTGCTCGCGCTGACCCTGGGCCTGTTGGTGCTCGGGGTGGGTGTGCTCATCCAGGCGGACGCGGACAGCGACGGTCGCCGCGATGGCCGGCCGGCACAGGAACGCGTCTACACCGTGTCAGTGACGCCAGTGGAACCGACGACGCTCGCCCCGGTGTCCCGGGCTTTCGGTCGGTTGCAGAGTTGGCAAACCGCCGACGTGCGGTCCGCCAGCGCGGGCACGGTCACGGCCATCGGCGACGCGGTGCGCGATGGAGGGCGCGTGGCCCGCGGAGACCTGTTGTTCGAGATCGACCCGGTGATTGCCGAGAACACCCTGGCGAGCCGCGAAACCGACGTCGCCGAGGCGCGAACCGAACTCACCGACGCGCAACGCGCACTCGAGCTCAGCGTCGAGGAGCTGACGGCTGCAGAGTTGCAGCACCGGTTGCGCGAGCGGGCGCTGGCGCGGGCGCGCGACCTGAAGCGGCGCGGCTTCGACACCGACGCGGGCGTCGAAGCCGCCGAACTGGCCCTGGCCAGTTCGTCACAGTCGCTGGTCACCCGCAAGCAGGCGATTGCCCAGGCGGAGGCACGCGTGGCGCGCGCCGAAATCGGCATCGAACGTCGCGTGTTGGCACGCGATGCTGCGCTGCGCGACCTCGAGGACACGCGCATCCTCGCGCCGTTCGAGGGGGTGCTCAGTGAGGTCGACGCGGTGGTCGGTCGGCGCGTCGGCGCCAACGAGCGCCTGGCGACCTTGATCGACCCGACTGCGCTCGAGGTGGCGTTCCGCGTCTCGGTGGAAGCCTTCGCACACCTGGTCGACGCGCGAGGCGAGGTGCTCAGGCAACCGTTGACGGTGGAATTCGAGATGGGTGCACGCGACATCCAGTTGCAGGCGCGCATCTCGCGAATCAGTGCCGAGGTGGGCGACGGTCAGTCCGGCCGGCTGGTCTACGCCGAACTGCAGCCACCGTTGCCCGGCGCCCTCACCGTGGGCGACTTTGTCACGGTGGCCATCGAGGAACCGGCGCTGAGCGGCGTCGCGCTGATCCCGCGTGCCGCCGCGACCGACGACGGTCGTGTGCTGGTGGTTGACGACGAAGACCGGCTGGTCGAGCTGCGCTCGAGGGTTGAACGCCGACAGGGTGACAGCCTGATCGTCTCCGGTTTGCCCGCGGACGCGCGGTTGGTGTTGGCCCGGACCGCGCAGCTTGGTCCTGGTGTGCGTGTCAAGACAGTCGGGCCCGACCGGCAGATCGAACAACGCGAAACCGTCAAACTGACCGAGGCACAGCAGGCCCGGTTGCGGGCTGCCATCGGCAACAACACCCGTATGCCGGCCGACGTCAAGGCGCGGCTGCTCGAGCGCATCGACAGCGGCGAAATCAGTGCGGCGATGTGGCAGCGTTTCCAGAACCGCATGGGCGGCGGGGCAGGGTCTGCAGCCGGCAGCGGTGACGGCGACACCATCGCCCTCGACGACGCCCGTCGCGCCCGCTTGCGCGACGCGGTCAACGCCAACACCGATCTGCCCGAGTCGGCACGCGACCGCCTGCTCGAGGCCTTGGAACAACCGCGTGTGCCGGCGGCCATGGTCGAACGCATCGAATCGCGGCTGGGGCAGTCCTCGTGA
- a CDS encoding helix-turn-helix domain-containing protein, whose product MSIDVDTTLAPPAESALVWGANAAADIVFADALDAYLALHSSTTRAVQRDDLVHLVFVSHGAVTLSTAGGSNTIETGQVVILPPDLQFALSGGSAARGTVVAVPVDILRRSATTSAAVHTCLSAHDALWLAPADTVATARAFDTLRTATRVIARASDLAVYSALYAVLDDVARAMQALPGGTTDAGDAAERVATLFVSLIEQHYRSQQPLTAYCDLLGVTERALRRATHRVHGQTPLQMIHARTVVEAKRLLRFTHVSVADIGAALGFDDPAYFNRFFKKAVGDSPRAWRIWRNSL is encoded by the coding sequence ATGAGTATCGACGTAGACACCACGCTCGCGCCACCCGCTGAAAGCGCCCTTGTCTGGGGTGCGAACGCGGCTGCGGATATCGTGTTTGCCGACGCGCTCGATGCCTATCTTGCGCTGCACAGCAGCACCACGCGAGCAGTCCAACGCGACGACCTCGTCCACCTGGTGTTTGTCAGCCACGGTGCGGTGACGCTGTCCACGGCGGGCGGCAGCAACACGATCGAAACCGGCCAGGTGGTGATCCTGCCCCCGGATCTTCAATTTGCTCTGAGCGGCGGCAGCGCCGCGCGGGGGACGGTGGTGGCTGTGCCGGTCGACATCCTGCGGCGCTCGGCGACGACGTCTGCGGCGGTGCACACCTGCCTGAGTGCGCACGACGCGCTGTGGCTTGCGCCGGCCGACACGGTCGCGACGGCACGCGCCTTCGACACCTTGCGCACGGCCACGCGGGTCATCGCGCGTGCCTCCGACCTCGCGGTCTACTCCGCGCTCTACGCCGTGCTCGATGACGTCGCGCGCGCGATGCAGGCGCTGCCCGGCGGGACGACCGATGCCGGCGACGCGGCGGAGCGAGTCGCCACGCTGTTCGTTTCGCTGATCGAGCAGCACTACCGGTCGCAGCAACCGCTGACGGCCTACTGCGATCTGCTCGGTGTCACCGAGCGCGCACTGCGCCGTGCCACCCACCGTGTGCACGGTCAGACGCCCTTGCAGATGATCCACGCGCGAACGGTGGTCGAGGCCAAACGGCTGTTGCGGTTCACGCACGTCAGCGTGGCCGACATCGGTGCTGCGCTCGGCTTCGACGACCCTGCCTACTTCAACCGCTTCTTCAAGAAAGCCGTTGGCGATTCACCGCGGGCCTGGCGGATCTGGCGCAACAGCCTCTGA